TTATTTGACGATGAACCTATTTTGAGTCAATGGAGAAATTTTCGTAAAGGAATTCGCTGGAGTGATGAAAAGGGAAACGTAATTTGTGGAGCAATTGATAATATTCTGGTTCATAAGGAAAAATTAGTCGTGTTGGATTACAAAACGCGAGGTTTTCCTTTGAAGAATGATACACACGAATATTACCAAGACCAATTGAATGTTTATTGCTATCTACTTCATCAAAACGGGTATGAAGTCGAGGATTACGCCTATCTTTTGTTCTATCACCCCAACAAAGTAACAACAACTGGCGAAGTTCTTTTTCACAACGACCTAAAGAAAATCGAAATTTCAACCGGTGATGCTGAACGACTAATCCAAAAAGCCATTAATCTACTCAATGGCGACTGTCCGTCTAAAAAGTGTGTATGGTGTCAATTAAACAAGGATTAAAGTATGGCCGACCACGAAGAAATGCCCGTAACCTGCCCAAAATGCGGGGAGAAAAATACTATCCTTTGGTTTCCCGCTCGACACCATTACGTCCGACAAAAAGGAACAACAGGTGGTTCCGAACTCGCATTCAGAGGAAAAGGCGAAAGAGTAAGCGGAACCTGCAAATGCGGATATGTTTTCAAACCAAAAGACCTCGATTAATGACCAAAACCATAGAATAAACAAATATCCTAAAACTGTATTTATTCACGAAATAGGAATTATTTAAATAATGTATTGTTCACCAGTAGTATGGGTGGTCGAATGACTGAAAAAGAAGGGAACAATACCATAAAATTGTCAGTATATTTTCACACATCAGGGGCAGGCGTGGAATTACGACCAAAAACAGCCTTCAAAAGTGGATGGGTGCAGATGCCTACAAACCATAAGCACGGAATTCGAGCCTCGGATGTAAAACCAATCTACTTTGGGTCTGGATTTTCACAAGGCAACCTTCTCGATGCAATTAAAGCCTGTCTAAAGGCCAACAAAATCAACTTTATTGACTCTGGCAAAGTGAAGGATTACAAAAAGTTCTTGGAAATGCAGAAAAAAGAAGAATTCTTCGACAATAACGGAGAACTTTGACTTTGTGGGCAAAAAGCCCACTTTATGGGCAGAACCCACTTAGTAGGCAAAGCCGGTGGGATGAAAACGTTTATATATTCGGGTCTTTTCGTAGAGGCAGAGGTGAATCTTTTTATGTTCAAGAGGAGAGGACAAGGAACGACCGAATACCTGATCATACTTGCTATCGTGATTGTGATCGCGTTGGTCGTAGTAAGCGTATTGGGAGGCATTCCCAGCATTGGAACATCAGTGAATGAAAACACGAGCCGATCCTATTGGGGAAGCGTCTCACCATTGGCGGTAACCGAGTGGATATCCGCTCCCACGGCCGGTGGATCATTGGTCATGAAGAATTTGACCTCCCAGACTATTACGTTAACCCAGGTACATTGGGGGGGGACCACGATAAACGTAACGGATGTCGTTTTTGGACCGGGTGGAACACAAACCGTTCAAAATGATGCGTTCGATTGTGGAACGACGTCAGGTCAGCAATATAATCTGACGTTGGGTTACGAATATGACAGCCCCAATTTGACAGGGGTCGACGTGAATGGTTCCCAGAGCATTGTGGGTACCTGCCAATAGCTG
The sequence above is drawn from the Candidatus Diapherotrites archaeon genome and encodes:
- a CDS encoding PD-(D/E)XK nuclease family protein; the encoded protein is VKKMSYTLSPTSLSLFKDCPRCFWRQFKEGVKRPNGIFPSLPSGMDRILKEHFDYFMKRGELPPELHTLKHMRLFDDEPILSQWRNFRKGIRWSDEKGNVICGAIDNILVHKEKLVVLDYKTRGFPLKNDTHEYYQDQLNVYCYLLHQNGYEVEDYAYLLFYHPNKVTTTGEVLFHNDLKKIEISTGDAERLIQKAINLLNGDCPSKKCVWCQLNKD